From a single Miscanthus floridulus cultivar M001 chromosome 8, ASM1932011v1, whole genome shotgun sequence genomic region:
- the LOC136469866 gene encoding wall-associated receptor kinase 2-like — protein MAIGSAAFAVVLAIPAAAAESPAPAAPIGLADCNTSCGGMSVPYPFGFGPPRCYCPGFNLTCDRSSGQLLLGDGTLRVAEISLRNATVRVVRSGSIIDSASITSDRNVSFGGSFMNHGYMLSNSNELVLSGCNLVATLVEDLAVGPGRSGIISGCVSFCSFRNKKVDSVGQTGAGSKYCSGMACCQVPINYHSSPTQVRLRWLDAGNHSEALTFLPTYVFMAEEGWFDQRPLADQLLSVKQSPPRAALEVPLVLLWGARRPSLSATQLVARPPLASFAPLSAAHRVGFATPAGRRLQVLCAGYLHLRDSLCLWRLLAAAPAADAAATVCEPRQA, from the exons ATGGCCATAGGCTCAGCAGCTTTCGCGGTGGTGTTAGCGATCCCGGCGGCCGCGGCAGAGTCTCCAGCACCAGCAGCGCCGATAGGGCTGGCTGACTGCAACACCAGCTGCGGGGGCATGAGCGTGCCGTACCCTTTCGGCTTCGGGCCGCCGCGCTGCTACTGCCCGGGGTTCAACCTGACCTGCGACCGGAGCAGCGGCCAGCTGCTCCTGGGCGACGGCACGCTCCGTGTCGCCGAGATCTCCCTCCGGAACGCCACGGTGCGCGTGGTGCGCAGCGGCTCCATCATCGACAGCGCCAGCATCACCTCAGATCGGAACGTCTCCTTCGGCGGCAGCTTCATGAACCACGGCTACATGCTGTCCAACAGCAACGAGCTGGTGCTCTCCGGGTGCAACCTGGTGGCGACGCTGGTGGAGGACCTCGCCGTCGGGCCCGGCAGGTCGGGCATCATCAGCGGCTGCGTGTCCTTTTGCTCGTTCCGCAACAAGAAGGTGGACAGCGTCGGGCAGACGGGGGCGGGCAGCAAGTACTGCTCCGGCATGGCGTGCTGCCAGGTGCCCATCAACTACCACAGCTCCCCCACGCAGGTTCGCCTCAGGTGGCTGGACGCCGGGAACCACAGCGAGGCGCTGACGTTCCTGCCGACCTACGTGTTCATGGCGGAGGAGGGCTGGTTCGACCAGAGGCCGCTGGCCGACCAGCTGCTGAGCGTGAAGCAGAGCCCGCCGAGGGCGGCGCTCGAGGTGCCCCTTGTCCTCCTGTGGGGG GCTCGCCGGCCGTCGCTGTCCGCGACACAGCTCGTCGCTCGCCCGCCACTGGCCAGCTTCGCGCCGCTGTCGGCCGCCCACAGGGTCGGCTTCGCGACGCCTGCAGGCCGCCGCTTGCAGGTTTTGTGCGCCGGCTACCTCCATCTGCGCGACTCGCTGTGCCTCTggcggctgctggctgctgctccaGCCGCCGACGCCGCGGCGACCGTGTGCGAGCCAAGACAAGCATAG